In one window of Mesorhizobium sp. B2-1-1 DNA:
- a CDS encoding ABC transporter permease subunit, whose protein sequence is MLRYIFRRLLTAIPTLFVIVTLAFFLMRVAPGGPFNQERGLSPEIRANLEAQFGLADPLWLQYVHYLGNLLRGNFGPSYNMPDFTVTELFAKGLPISIQLGASALILALLLGSVLGTIAALNQNKLGDYTVIALATAGSTIPTFVIAPIIQLVFGLTWKLLPIGGWGDGALINKIGPVLTLALPQIAIVARLMRGSMIESLRSHHIRTARALGLSDWSVVVKHALRGAVLPIVSFTGPAAAALLTGSIIVETIFSIPGVGRYFVDAALNRDYTLVMGTVVVIAIFTIVFNLIVDVMYAVVDPRVRYD, encoded by the coding sequence ATGCTACGCTACATTTTCAGGCGGCTTCTGACCGCCATTCCAACGCTATTCGTCATCGTGACCTTGGCGTTCTTCCTGATGCGCGTCGCACCGGGCGGCCCGTTCAACCAGGAGCGGGGCCTGAGCCCCGAGATCAGGGCCAATCTTGAAGCCCAGTTCGGGCTCGCCGACCCGCTCTGGCTGCAATATGTCCACTATCTCGGCAATCTCCTGCGCGGCAATTTCGGCCCGAGCTACAATATGCCGGACTTTACCGTCACCGAGCTTTTCGCGAAGGGCTTGCCTATTTCCATTCAGCTCGGCGCCTCCGCGCTGATCTTGGCGCTGCTGCTCGGCAGCGTGCTCGGTACCATTGCGGCGCTCAACCAGAACAAACTTGGCGACTACACGGTGATTGCGCTGGCAACCGCGGGCAGCACCATCCCGACCTTCGTCATCGCGCCGATTATCCAGCTCGTGTTCGGATTGACCTGGAAGCTGTTGCCGATCGGCGGCTGGGGCGATGGCGCGCTTATCAACAAGATCGGTCCCGTGCTGACGCTTGCCCTGCCGCAGATCGCCATCGTCGCCCGCCTGATGCGCGGCTCGATGATCGAATCGCTGCGCTCGCATCACATCCGCACGGCGCGCGCGCTCGGCCTGTCCGACTGGTCGGTGGTGGTCAAGCACGCGCTGCGCGGCGCCGTCCTGCCGATCGTCTCCTTCACCGGTCCGGCTGCCGCCGCCCTGCTCACCGGCTCGATCATCGTCGAGACGATCTTCTCCATTCCCGGCGTCGGGCGCTACTTCGTCGATGCCGCGCTCAACCGCGACTACACGCTGGTGATGGGGACGGTGGTGGTCATCGCCATCTTCACCATCGTCTTCAACCTGATCGTCGACGTCATGTATGCCGTCGTCGATCCGAGGGTGCGCTATGACTGA
- a CDS encoding glycosyltransferase family 9 protein, with amino-acid sequence MKSWIKNSKEPAKALPKAGNVQSILINQTKFIGDVVLTSVLVRHLRAEFPNATITMLCQAALAKFVLEQGIADSVVSLDRGKMRGSPFERMSGMTRLLHDLRKSDYDLIIDLSDSKTSRLVMRFVKAPFRVGYVPSEQPLKFWERQSANIFAATYGHGGEHYLHRYLSPLFALGIPVTDPIPSLKPTESGSRQAKQLLARHELETKSFVAVHAGASFPGRCWQPDRFASVLGEIYRRKGLRAVIVGGPDEAGIAGKVLDAATSPIVNLVGQAPLTTLLPLLGEALIFLGNESGPMHLAAAMKTPVVGLFGLTQPDIWGPLGVPNRTLQPPMPCKCIAPGLCKVGNAGGVYCVQRLDAADVTKAAIELIERVS; translated from the coding sequence ATGAAAAGTTGGATCAAGAATTCAAAAGAGCCGGCAAAGGCACTGCCGAAGGCTGGCAACGTACAATCAATACTCATAAATCAGACGAAGTTTATCGGGGATGTTGTTCTAACTTCGGTTCTGGTCAGGCATCTGCGGGCAGAGTTTCCGAACGCGACGATCACCATGCTATGCCAGGCGGCGCTGGCGAAATTCGTTCTGGAGCAAGGCATCGCCGACAGCGTGGTTTCGCTCGATCGCGGCAAAATGCGCGGCTCCCCTTTCGAGCGCATGTCCGGAATGACCAGGCTCCTGCACGATCTGAGGAAGTCGGATTATGATCTTATCATCGATCTGTCCGACTCCAAGACATCACGGCTTGTGATGCGCTTCGTCAAGGCGCCTTTTCGCGTAGGCTATGTTCCATCGGAGCAGCCCCTGAAATTCTGGGAGCGCCAAAGCGCCAACATCTTTGCCGCCACATACGGCCATGGCGGCGAGCATTATCTGCATCGGTACCTGTCGCCGCTGTTTGCCCTTGGCATTCCTGTGACCGATCCTATTCCGTCCCTCAAGCCAACCGAATCCGGTTCGCGTCAGGCAAAGCAGCTGCTTGCCCGGCACGAACTGGAAACGAAGTCGTTTGTCGCCGTCCATGCCGGCGCCAGTTTCCCAGGCCGTTGCTGGCAGCCTGACCGTTTCGCATCGGTCCTGGGAGAGATTTACCGTCGAAAGGGTCTGCGGGCGGTCATCGTTGGCGGCCCGGACGAGGCAGGTATCGCAGGCAAGGTGTTGGATGCGGCAACATCGCCGATCGTAAATCTCGTTGGCCAGGCACCCCTGACCACCCTTTTGCCCCTGCTGGGCGAGGCCCTGATCTTCCTGGGCAACGAAAGCGGACCCATGCACCTGGCCGCGGCCATGAAAACGCCCGTCGTTGGCCTGTTCGGTCTGACCCAACCTGACATCTGGGGGCCTCTTGGCGTTCCCAACCGTACGCTGCAGCCTCCGATGCCATGCAAGTGCATAGCGCCGGGCCTCTGCAAGGTGGGCAATGCAGGGGGCGTTTATTGCGTTCAACGGCTTGACGCCGCCGACGTCACCAAAGCGGCAATCGAACTCATAGAACGCGTCAGCTAA
- a CDS encoding TadG family pilus assembly protein encodes MLLCAHLKVGRLARLMLGDRRANFTVMAALSAPVALALAAVAIDEASIYTERREAQAMVDLAAITAASNINNVQTAVLTTLTDNGMPGVVVQGSGKTIPAAVGKTVVTVTRGRYAGASSVNVDQRFQAGVTPYNAVHVTLRKIPNRYFASSLIPTPIIGTEATASMTPQATFSVGSRLLSVNTSNSPILNALLGGLLGGNISLSVMDYNGLISADVSVLSFVDALAVQLNLTGVTYSDVLASEATVGQIATAMANVPGLGNTAKVALQTMASKSTNTVKIPLSHLIDLGPLGRLGLGQRPAGLGVDASAMGMLMAAAELANGSKQIDLGLSTGIPGVLSSTLAIAFGEPPQSSPWLKVGEVGTIVRTAQTRIKLVVKIGAGNSNVGGGITLVSFSLPLHVEVAYAEAKLTDISCPTGPSSIKVTIATRPGIVEGHLGDSSSAGFADVTNKETFSNTEIASVKLLIIPVLSVVGSAAFDMANNTPTTLTFNKADIDAKTIRTAYTQNFTQSLTTSLVSDLSLTANLLGLPLLNLNTLIATVSPPVVALLNSVTAPVDTLLTNLLGALGVRLGEADVRVTGATCGRAVLVQ; translated from the coding sequence ATGCTGCTCTGCGCGCACTTGAAGGTCGGCAGGCTTGCACGCCTGATGCTTGGTGACCGGCGAGCGAATTTCACGGTGATGGCGGCGTTGAGCGCGCCGGTCGCGCTGGCGCTGGCAGCGGTGGCGATCGACGAGGCCTCCATTTACACCGAGCGCCGAGAAGCACAGGCGATGGTCGACCTGGCGGCGATCACCGCGGCTTCGAACATCAACAACGTCCAGACCGCGGTCTTGACCACGCTCACCGACAACGGGATGCCAGGTGTCGTCGTTCAGGGCTCGGGTAAAACCATTCCCGCGGCGGTGGGCAAAACCGTCGTGACGGTCACGCGGGGCCGATATGCAGGGGCATCCTCGGTCAATGTGGATCAACGGTTCCAAGCAGGCGTAACCCCTTACAACGCGGTTCATGTGACCCTGCGCAAGATCCCCAACCGCTATTTCGCAAGCTCGCTGATCCCAACGCCCATCATTGGCACAGAAGCCACCGCCAGCATGACGCCACAGGCCACTTTCTCGGTCGGATCGAGGTTGCTCAGCGTCAATACCAGCAACAGCCCCATCCTCAACGCGCTTCTCGGCGGCCTCCTAGGCGGCAACATCTCGCTCAGCGTCATGGACTACAACGGATTGATCTCCGCCGATGTCAGCGTGCTTTCCTTCGTCGACGCCCTGGCGGTGCAATTGAACCTGACGGGCGTGACCTATTCGGACGTTCTGGCCTCAGAGGCTACAGTCGGCCAGATCGCCACCGCCATGGCCAATGTTCCCGGGCTCGGCAACACGGCCAAGGTCGCCTTGCAAACCATGGCAAGCAAATCGACCAACACGGTCAAGATTCCGCTCAGCCATCTCATCGACCTCGGCCCCCTCGGCAGACTTGGCCTCGGGCAGAGGCCAGCCGGCCTTGGCGTTGACGCCAGCGCGATGGGAATGCTGATGGCCGCCGCCGAACTGGCAAACGGTTCGAAGCAGATCGACCTCGGTCTCAGCACCGGCATACCGGGGGTGCTGTCGAGCACGCTCGCCATCGCCTTCGGCGAACCGCCGCAATCCTCGCCATGGCTGAAGGTTGGCGAAGTCGGCACCATTGTGCGGACGGCCCAGACCCGTATCAAGCTGGTGGTGAAGATCGGAGCCGGCAACAGCAATGTCGGAGGCGGTATCACCCTGGTGTCGTTCAGTCTGCCTCTGCATGTCGAAGTCGCCTATGCCGAGGCCAAGCTCACCGACATAAGTTGTCCGACAGGCCCCAGCAGCATCAAGGTGACCATCGCCACCCGTCCCGGTATCGTCGAAGGGCATCTCGGCGACAGCAGCAGCGCCGGCTTTGCCGATGTCACCAACAAGGAGACGTTTTCCAACACGGAAATCGCGAGCGTGAAACTTCTGATCATCCCGGTGCTGTCGGTGGTGGGCTCAGCGGCGTTCGACATGGCCAACAACACGCCAACGACGTTGACTTTCAACAAGGCCGATATCGATGCCAAGACGATAAGGACCGCTTACACCCAAAATTTTACCCAGTCGTTGACTACGTCGCTGGTCAGCGATTTGTCGCTGACGGCGAATTTACTCGGTCTGCCGCTGCTGAATCTGAACACGCTGATCGCAACCGTAAGCCCGCCAGTGGTGGCACTTCTGAACAGCGTAACAGCTCCGGTCGACACGTTGCTTACCAATCTGCTCGGAGCTCTTGGCGTGCGTCTCGGTGAAGCCGACGTCCGGGTCACCGGCGCAACGTGCGGACGTGCCGTGCTTGTCCAGTAA
- a CDS encoding TadE/TadG family type IV pilus assembly protein, whose protein sequence is MVQNLIRQVQGRRFQTDTSAISAVEFALLSPIFILLLLGMVAYGIYFGAANSIQQIAADAARTAISGLNQTERQTLVASFLANNAGGYPFVDASKLTYRANDSTADGNQFVVSIQYDARNLPIWNLFPGIAMPGTTIKRQSTIRVGGI, encoded by the coding sequence ATGGTTCAGAACCTCATTCGCCAGGTCCAGGGGCGCCGATTCCAGACAGACACTTCGGCAATTTCGGCGGTTGAGTTCGCTCTGCTATCACCGATATTCATCCTTCTCCTGCTCGGAATGGTTGCATACGGTATCTATTTCGGCGCGGCCAATTCAATACAGCAGATCGCGGCGGACGCCGCCCGGACGGCCATCTCGGGGCTGAACCAGACCGAGCGGCAGACGCTCGTGGCCTCGTTTCTCGCCAATAATGCCGGTGGATATCCCTTCGTCGACGCCAGCAAGCTGACTTATCGGGCCAATGACAGCACGGCGGACGGCAATCAGTTCGTGGTGTCGATCCAGTACGATGCCCGAAACCTGCCGATCTGGAATCTCTTTCCGGGCATAGCCATGCCGGGTACAACGATCAAACGCCAATCAACGATCAGGGTCGGGGGCATCTGA
- a CDS encoding ABC transporter ATP-binding protein, which yields MDAAETILSVKDLRVRFRTLDGAVEAVKGINIHVKAGETVAVVGESGSGKSQTMMAAMSLLASNGEATGSVDYRGRNLLTLSKSELNKVRGRKISMIFQEPMTSLDPLYSIGNQLIEPIRRHRGLNAAQAREEALNLLRLVHIPDPERRMKSYPHEMSGGQRQRVMIAMALANDPDILIADEPTTALDVTIQAQILMLLAELQRKLGMAIVFITHDLGIVRRFADRVYVMRSGEVVEEGDAQAIFASPQHAYTKMLLAAEPTGTKAPPPANAPVLLEGRNVEVTFRIGGGFLAGEPLMLRAVDHISIRLRRNQTIGIVGESGSGKSTLGRALLRLLPSDGVIRFGDRDISTADRQTMRPLRRQLQLVFQDPFGSLSPRMTIGQVITEGLLVHEPNLSGKQRDQRAVEALREVGLDPNSRNRYPHEFSGGQRQRIAIARAMILKPKLVVLDEPTSALDRSVQKQIVELLRKLQADHELSYLFISHDLAVVRAMADYIIVMKQGKIVEEGPTEDIFSNPQAGYTQTLMSAAIDVTRFRLSA from the coding sequence ATGGACGCAGCAGAGACCATTCTCAGCGTAAAGGATCTTCGCGTGCGCTTCCGCACCCTCGACGGCGCGGTCGAGGCGGTGAAAGGCATCAACATCCACGTCAAGGCGGGCGAAACCGTCGCCGTGGTCGGCGAATCCGGCTCCGGCAAGAGCCAAACGATGATGGCGGCGATGAGCCTGCTGGCCTCCAATGGAGAAGCCACCGGCAGTGTCGATTATCGCGGCCGCAATCTTCTGACGCTAAGCAAATCCGAGTTGAACAAGGTCCGCGGCCGCAAGATCAGCATGATCTTCCAGGAGCCGATGACCTCGCTCGATCCGCTCTATTCGATCGGCAACCAGCTGATCGAACCGATTCGCCGGCATCGGGGCTTGAATGCGGCGCAAGCGCGCGAGGAGGCGCTCAACCTGCTCAGGCTGGTGCATATTCCCGATCCCGAACGGCGCATGAAATCCTATCCGCACGAAATGTCGGGTGGCCAGCGCCAGCGCGTCATGATCGCCATGGCTTTGGCAAACGATCCCGATATCCTGATTGCCGACGAACCAACGACGGCGCTCGACGTCACCATCCAGGCGCAGATCCTCATGCTACTTGCCGAGCTGCAGCGCAAGCTCGGCATGGCGATCGTCTTCATCACCCACGATCTCGGCATCGTGCGGCGCTTTGCCGACCGGGTCTATGTCATGCGCTCCGGCGAGGTGGTGGAGGAGGGGGACGCGCAAGCCATCTTCGCCAGTCCTCAGCATGCCTACACCAAGATGCTGCTGGCCGCCGAGCCGACCGGAACCAAGGCGCCGCCGCCGGCCAATGCGCCGGTCCTGCTCGAAGGCAGAAACGTCGAGGTTACCTTCCGTATCGGCGGCGGCTTTCTGGCCGGCGAGCCGCTGATGCTGCGCGCCGTCGACCACATCTCGATCAGGCTGAGGCGCAATCAGACGATCGGCATCGTCGGCGAATCAGGCTCTGGAAAATCGACGCTTGGCCGCGCTTTGCTGCGGCTGTTGCCGAGCGATGGCGTGATCCGCTTCGGCGACCGCGATATCTCGACCGCCGACCGCCAGACGATGCGGCCGCTGCGGCGCCAATTGCAGCTGGTCTTCCAGGATCCGTTCGGTTCGCTGTCGCCGCGCATGACCATCGGCCAGGTCATCACCGAAGGGCTGCTGGTGCATGAACCGAACCTCTCGGGCAAGCAGCGCGACCAGCGCGCCGTCGAGGCGCTGCGCGAAGTTGGCCTCGATCCCAACTCGCGCAATCGCTATCCGCACGAATTCTCAGGCGGCCAGCGCCAGCGCATCGCAATCGCTCGCGCCATGATCCTCAAGCCCAAGCTGGTGGTGCTGGACGAGCCGACCTCCGCCCTCGACCGCTCGGTGCAAAAACAGATCGTGGAGTTGCTGCGCAAGCTGCAGGCCGACCATGAGCTGTCTTACCTCTTTATCAGCCACGACCTCGCCGTGGTGCGCGCTATGGCCGACTACATCATCGTCATGAAGCAGGGCAAGATCGTCGAGGAAGGGCCGACGGAAGACATTTTCAGCAATCCGCAGGCCGGCTACACGCAGACGCTGATGAGCGCCGCAATCGATGTCACGCGGTTTCGTTTGAGTGCGTGA
- a CDS encoding peptide ABC transporter substrate-binding protein has translation MLKNMLKATAFATTMALAAGTFYTPAFAEVVYNRGTAAESESVDPHKTSTVYEANVLRDLFQGLVMQDEKANVIPGAAESWTVSDDGTVYTFKLRKDGQWSDGSPVTAEDFVFAFRRLEDPATAAEYASMLYPVKNAEEVNTKKGKPEDMGVKAIDATTLEVTLKAPTPYFLEMLTHQATYPVNKASMDKLGADWIKPGNLVSNGPYTLAEWVPNDHMKLVKNPKFWDAGSVKIDVVNYIPTEDRSSAMKRFEAGELDSYDDLPTEQLADLKAKFGDQIKVGPYLGTYYYAIKTDKKPWDNVELRNAISMAIDRDFIAEKVWQNSMLPGYSMVPPGIEGYTPAMAKYADMSQIDREDAAKKILEKLGYTPEHPLKMEIRYNTSENHKNTAVAIQEQLKPLGVDVTLLNTDTKTHYSFLEQRGDYDVARAAWIADYKDPETFLGISRKASGNNYSVYDSPQYEAAMDKAAAAGGKPEERMKELAAAERVLVDDVGQIPLLYYSYHDIVSPKLHGFVDNVMDVHPSRFISKD, from the coding sequence ATGCTGAAAAACATGCTGAAGGCGACGGCATTCGCCACAACCATGGCGCTGGCCGCCGGAACATTCTACACGCCGGCCTTTGCCGAGGTCGTCTACAACAGAGGCACTGCTGCCGAATCCGAGTCGGTTGATCCGCATAAGACCTCGACGGTTTATGAAGCCAACGTCTTGCGCGACCTGTTCCAAGGTCTGGTGATGCAGGACGAGAAGGCCAACGTCATCCCCGGCGCCGCCGAGAGCTGGACGGTGTCGGATGACGGTACCGTTTACACCTTCAAGCTCAGGAAGGACGGCCAGTGGTCCGACGGCAGCCCGGTGACGGCCGAAGACTTCGTCTTCGCTTTCCGCCGCCTCGAAGACCCGGCGACGGCCGCCGAATATGCCTCGATGCTCTATCCCGTCAAGAACGCCGAGGAAGTCAACACCAAGAAGGGCAAGCCCGAGGACATGGGCGTCAAGGCCATCGACGCGACCACCCTTGAAGTGACGCTGAAGGCGCCGACGCCATATTTCCTCGAAATGCTGACCCACCAGGCGACCTATCCGGTCAACAAGGCGTCCATGGACAAGCTCGGCGCCGACTGGATCAAGCCGGGCAATCTCGTTTCCAACGGCCCCTATACGCTGGCCGAGTGGGTTCCCAACGATCATATGAAACTGGTCAAGAATCCGAAATTCTGGGATGCCGGAAGCGTCAAGATCGACGTCGTCAACTACATCCCGACAGAGGATCGCTCCTCGGCGATGAAGCGCTTCGAGGCCGGCGAACTCGACAGCTACGACGATCTACCGACCGAGCAGCTCGCCGACCTCAAGGCCAAGTTCGGTGATCAGATCAAGGTGGGGCCGTATCTCGGCACCTATTACTACGCGATCAAGACCGACAAGAAGCCCTGGGACAATGTCGAGCTGCGCAATGCCATCTCGATGGCCATCGACCGCGATTTCATTGCCGAAAAGGTCTGGCAGAATTCAATGCTGCCAGGCTATTCGATGGTCCCTCCGGGCATCGAGGGCTACACGCCGGCGATGGCCAAATATGCCGACATGTCGCAGATCGACCGCGAGGACGCAGCCAAGAAGATACTCGAGAAACTCGGTTACACGCCGGAGCATCCGCTGAAGATGGAGATCCGATACAACACCTCGGAGAACCACAAGAATACCGCGGTCGCCATCCAGGAACAGCTGAAGCCGCTCGGCGTCGACGTCACGCTGCTCAACACCGACACCAAGACCCACTACTCCTTCCTCGAGCAGAGGGGTGACTACGACGTTGCGCGCGCCGCCTGGATTGCCGACTACAAGGATCCCGAAACCTTCCTGGGCATCTCGCGCAAGGCCAGCGGCAACAACTATTCGGTCTATGACAGCCCGCAATATGAGGCTGCCATGGACAAGGCGGCCGCCGCCGGCGGCAAGCCGGAAGAGCGCATGAAGGAACTCGCCGCCGCCGAACGTGTCCTCGTCGACGACGTCGGCCAGATCCCGCTTCTCTACTATAGCTACCACGATATTGTTTCCCCGAAGCTGCACGGCTTCGTCGACAACGTCATGGACGTGCATCCGTCCCGCTTCATCTCCAAGGATTGA
- a CDS encoding alpha-glucosidase family protein, translating to MTDDNAERAADWWRGCVIYQVYPRSFQDTTGDGSGDLAGITSRLAHIASLGADAVWLSPFFKSPMADMGYDVSDYCDVDPMFGTLEDFDTLVAEAHRLGLKIIIDQVLSHSSDRHEWFVESRASRDNPKADWYVWAEARPDGGAPNNWLSVFGGPSWEWDATRRQYYLHNFLASQPDLNFHNPEVQDALLDTVRFWLERGVDGFRLDTVNYYVHDRWLRSNPPLASSVAGTNTEINTYLYQEHLFDKTQPENLAFLRRFRALLDEYGDRAAVGEIGDEGRSLQTLAAYTSGGDKLRMCYTFDLLGPQFSAPHVRGCVEAFENAVVDGWVCWAFSNHDVMRHVSRWTRPGGDPDVVAKFSIMLLSCLRGSICLYQGEELGLPEAELAYEDLRDPVGIRFWPGVKGRDGCRTPMVWESGADNAGFSTGKPWLPVPESHRARAVDVQSGDEQSVLSAYRSALALRKRHPALVGGSIRFLDAEGDVLAFVREHGDERLLCAFNFAGEPANWPLPQDLGAVAKLGGDASLAGEAVLLLPTLGCFLGHLA from the coding sequence ATGACTGACGACAATGCCGAGCGAGCGGCCGACTGGTGGCGCGGTTGCGTCATTTACCAGGTCTACCCGCGTTCCTTCCAGGACACGACCGGCGACGGCAGCGGCGATCTCGCCGGCATCACATCAAGGCTCGCCCACATTGCCTCGCTCGGCGCGGATGCCGTCTGGCTGTCGCCTTTCTTCAAGTCGCCGATGGCCGATATGGGCTACGACGTGTCGGATTATTGCGACGTGGATCCGATGTTCGGCACGTTGGAGGATTTCGATACACTGGTTGCCGAAGCGCACCGGCTTGGCCTGAAAATCATCATCGACCAGGTGCTGTCGCACTCCTCCGACAGGCACGAATGGTTCGTCGAAAGCCGCGCCAGCCGCGACAATCCAAAGGCCGACTGGTATGTGTGGGCCGAGGCCAGGCCCGATGGCGGCGCGCCCAACAACTGGCTGTCGGTCTTCGGCGGCCCCTCGTGGGAATGGGATGCGACCCGCCGGCAGTACTATCTGCACAATTTCCTCGCTTCGCAGCCGGATCTCAACTTTCACAACCCGGAGGTCCAGGACGCGCTTCTGGATACAGTGCGGTTCTGGTTGGAGCGCGGCGTCGACGGCTTCCGGCTGGACACCGTCAACTACTACGTCCACGACCGCTGGCTGCGCAGCAACCCGCCCTTGGCGTCGAGCGTTGCAGGCACCAACACCGAGATCAACACCTACCTCTACCAGGAGCACCTGTTCGACAAGACGCAGCCGGAAAATCTAGCGTTCCTGCGGCGCTTTCGGGCGCTGCTCGACGAGTACGGGGATCGCGCCGCCGTCGGCGAAATCGGTGATGAGGGGCGCTCCCTACAGACGCTGGCCGCCTACACCTCCGGCGGCGACAAGCTGCGGATGTGCTACACCTTCGATCTGCTTGGCCCGCAATTTTCGGCGCCGCATGTGCGCGGCTGTGTCGAGGCTTTCGAAAACGCTGTCGTAGATGGCTGGGTCTGCTGGGCGTTTTCCAACCATGACGTCATGCGTCATGTCAGCCGCTGGACGCGGCCGGGCGGCGATCCTGACGTGGTGGCCAAATTCTCGATCATGCTGCTCTCTTGCCTGCGTGGCTCGATCTGCCTCTACCAGGGCGAGGAACTCGGTTTGCCGGAGGCGGAACTTGCCTATGAGGACCTGCGCGATCCGGTAGGCATCCGCTTCTGGCCCGGTGTGAAGGGAAGGGATGGCTGCCGCACGCCCATGGTCTGGGAGTCCGGCGCCGATAATGCGGGCTTCTCCACCGGTAAACCCTGGCTGCCGGTGCCGGAAAGCCATCGCGCTCGCGCGGTCGATGTACAGAGCGGCGATGAGCAATCGGTACTTTCCGCCTACCGTTCGGCACTCGCTTTGCGCAAGCGGCATCCGGCGCTGGTCGGCGGTTCGATCCGCTTTCTCGACGCCGAAGGCGACGTGCTGGCCTTTGTCCGCGAGCATGGCGATGAGAGGCTGCTTTGTGCCTTCAATTTCGCCGGGGAACCGGCCAATTGGCCGCTGCCGCAAGACTTAGGAGCGGTTGCGAAACTTGGCGGCGATGCCTCGCTCGCCGGAGAAGCCGTGCTTTTGCTGCCGACACTCGGATGCTTTCTTGGACACCTTGCCTAG
- a CDS encoding ABC transporter permease, protein MTDIAIAAPVVGRSLWGDAWARLKANRAAMFSLYYLILIAVISVFGPWFVPHQYTTIYGDYVRTPPSLSAYPKPDMIETALNEAIKRMRVDIKDWRQDGNRVFVTVTSSKAIDDRNIRYLDRSDAFDDTRIESKSPDGLEATMSASVKQQYFLFGTDNTGRDLLSRTLMAGRVSLAIGLLAGVVAVAIGVLYGATAGFAGGRVDEVMMRIVDVLYSLPFIFFVIMLVVFFGRNFVLMFLAVGAVLWLDMARIVRGQALSIRRQEYVQAAEAMGVGQRGILLRHVIPNLLGPVVIYMTLLVPQVIILESFLSFLGLGIQEPMTSWGVLISVGAKNIGTANWLLLFPAFFLVSTLFALNFVGDGLRDALDPKDR, encoded by the coding sequence ATGACTGATATCGCGATCGCCGCACCGGTCGTCGGCCGTTCGCTGTGGGGCGATGCCTGGGCGCGCCTCAAGGCCAACCGCGCCGCCATGTTCAGCCTCTACTATCTGATCCTGATCGCCGTGATCAGCGTGTTCGGGCCCTGGTTCGTGCCGCACCAATACACCACCATCTATGGTGATTATGTGCGTACGCCGCCGAGCCTGTCGGCCTATCCGAAGCCGGACATGATCGAGACCGCGCTTAATGAGGCGATCAAGCGCATGCGTGTCGACATCAAGGACTGGCGCCAGGACGGCAATCGCGTCTTCGTCACCGTCACCTCTAGCAAGGCGATCGACGACCGCAACATCCGCTATCTCGACCGGTCCGACGCCTTCGACGACACCAGGATCGAAAGCAAGTCGCCTGACGGCCTCGAAGCGACGATGAGCGCCTCGGTCAAGCAGCAATATTTTCTTTTCGGCACCGACAACACCGGCCGCGATCTGTTGTCGCGGACGCTGATGGCCGGGCGCGTTTCGCTGGCCATCGGTCTGCTCGCCGGCGTCGTGGCCGTGGCCATCGGCGTGCTCTATGGCGCCACTGCCGGTTTTGCCGGAGGCAGGGTCGACGAGGTGATGATGCGCATCGTCGACGTGCTTTATTCGCTGCCCTTCATCTTCTTCGTCATCATGCTGGTGGTGTTCTTCGGCCGCAACTTCGTGCTGATGTTCCTGGCGGTCGGCGCCGTGCTGTGGCTCGACATGGCCCGCATCGTGCGCGGCCAGGCGCTGTCCATCCGCCGCCAGGAATATGTCCAGGCGGCCGAGGCCATGGGCGTCGGCCAGCGCGGCATCCTTTTGCGCCACGTCATTCCCAACCTGCTCGGGCCGGTGGTGATCTACATGACGCTGCTGGTGCCGCAGGTCATTATCCTGGAGAGCTTTCTGTCGTTCCTCGGGCTCGGCATCCAGGAGCCGATGACCAGCTGGGGCGTGCTGATCTCGGTCGGCGCCAAGAATATCGGCACTGCAAACTGGCTGCTTCTGTTCCCTGCCTTCTTCCTGGTCTCCACCTTGTTCGCCCTGAACTTCGTCGGCGACGGCCTGCGCGATGCGCTCGACCCCAAGGACCGCTAA